From Thamnophis elegans isolate rThaEle1 chromosome 12, rThaEle1.pri, whole genome shotgun sequence, one genomic window encodes:
- the LOC116515636 gene encoding LOW QUALITY PROTEIN: platelet-activating factor receptor-like (The sequence of the model RefSeq protein was modified relative to this genomic sequence to represent the inferred CDS: inserted 4 bases in 4 codons; deleted 4 bases in 3 codons): protein MNNSTVVGLADVQCQLNDPLQFVVVPATYCLVLCVGLPGNVAALLVFLQNGRVRKAIRIYLLNLTLADIFFNLTLPFWITYYLAKGHWSLPEVFCRLAGAVYYLSTYSAMAFMTLISLNRYCTVAKVELVLNRPQGALICCVMAWILCLLCAVPSLTKQQTHQGESTSLKCFEQHSGQRTYAYAMVVIFTLSFLVVLGTYLSIMRTLSTAAGTCQGGHXRRARAMVLGMLLVFVVCVAPYHLSLVPWSLXHMSGLACSPPSFLDNLHMLSVXLLSLNSCIXPLIYCFLLKRFRADLWTCAKDRQLPSPSLHRLPPPLQHRQNRVPPTSGLLL from the exons ATGAACAACTCCACTGTTGTGGGACTGGCGGATGTCCAGTGTCAGCTCAACGATCCCCTGCAGTTTGTCGTAGTGCCAGCCACTTATTGCCTGGTGTTATGTGTGGGATTGCCCGGCAATGTGGCAGCCTTGCTTGTTTTCCTTCAGAATGGACGAGTCAGGAAAGCCATTCGCATCTACCTCCTCAACCTCACCTTGGCCGATATCTTCTTCAACCTCACC CTGCCCTTCTGGATCACCTACTACCTAGCTAAAGGACACTGGAGTCTGCCAGAAGTCTTCTGCCGCTTGGCTGGTGCGGTCTACTATCTGTCCACCTACAGTGCCATGGCC TTCATGACCTTGATCAGCCTGAACCGATACTGTACGGTGGCAAAGGTAGAACTGGTCCTGAACCGGCCCCAGGGGGCA CTGATCTGCTGTGTGATGGCCTGGATTTTGTGCCTACTTTGTGCCGTTCCTTCATTGACTAAGCAGCAAACCCACCAGGGAGAGTCCACCAGCTTAAAATGCTTTGAACAGCACTCGGGCCAGAGGACCTATGCCTATGCTATGGTGGTCATCTTCACTCTGTCTTTCTTGGTTGTGTTGGGGACCTACTTGTCTATCATGAGGACACTGTCCACTGCAGCTGGCACATGTCAAGGTGGCC CGCGCAGAGCACGTGCCATGGTGCTGGGCATGCTCTTAGTGTTTGTGGTCTGTGTGGCACCTTATCACCTCTCCTTGGTTCCTTGGTCTC GCCATATGTCGGGTTTGGCCTGTAGCCCTCCATCATTCTTGGATAACCTTCACATGTTGAGTG CTCTCCTGAGCCTGAACAGTTGCA GCCCTCTGATCTATTGCTTTCTCCTCAAACGCTTCAGGGCTGACTTATGGACATGTGCGAAAGACCGCCAGCTGCCATCCCCGTCTCTTCATCGTCTGCCTCCACCTCTGCAACACCGTCAAAATCGAGTTCCCCCAACCTCCGGTCTTCTTCTTTAA